In a single window of the Corvus cornix cornix isolate S_Up_H32 chromosome 22, ASM73873v5, whole genome shotgun sequence genome:
- the TM2D2 gene encoding TM2 domain-containing protein 2 isoform X2: protein MAPPVGYALLCGQAVLLLGNLLLLHGRGLPGNDTEPRDLPPGPPAAAWAYSDPRAPLVLCTYLPDEFVECEEPVDHGGNATAQQELGHGCVKFGGQAHGEVDHTRVQCRALDGIECASRGSFLRGSRPCVKYTGHYFITTLLYSFFLGCFGVDRFCLGHTGTAVGKLLTLGGLGIWWFVDLILLITGGLMPSDGSNWCTVY, encoded by the exons ATGGCGCCGCCCGTGGGGTACGCGCTGCTGTGCGGCCAGGCCGTGCTCCTGCTCGggaacctgctgctgctgcacggCCGCGGCCTCCCAGGCAACGACACCGAGCCCCGGGACCtgccgccggggccgcccgccgccgcctggGCCTACAGCGATCCGCGGGCGCCGCTCGTCCTATGCACCTACCT CCCCGATGAGTTCGTGGAGTGCGAGGAGCCGGTGGACCACGGCGGGAACGCCAcggcacagcaggagctgggccacGGCTGCGTGAAG TTCGGCGGACAGGCCCACGGCGAGGTGGATCACACCCGGGTGCAGTGCCGAGCGCTGGACGGCATCGAGTGCGCGAGCCGCGGGAGCTTCCTGCGGGGCAGCCGGCCCTGTGTCAA GTACACGGGACACTACTTCATCACCACTCTGCTCTACTCCTTCTTCCTGGGCTGCTTCGGAGTGGATCGGTTCTGCCTGGGCCACACCGGCACCGCCGTGGGGAAGCTGCTGACCCTGGGGGGCCTGGGCATCTGGTGGTTTGTGGATCTGATTCTGCTGATCACCGGTGGGCTGATGCCCAGCGATGGCAGCAACTGGTGCACCGTGTACTGa
- the TM2D2 gene encoding TM2 domain-containing protein 2 isoform X1, whose product MAPPVGYALLCGQAVLLLGNLLLLHGRGLPGNDTEPRDLPPGPPAAAWAYSDPRAPLVLCTYLPDEFVECEEPVDHGGNATAQQELGHGCVKVRAGRGGGPTAGDPGPRRALSAAPAAVRRTGPRRGGSHPGAVPSAGRHRVREPRELPAGQPALCQVHGTLLHHHSALLLLPGLLRSGSVLPGPHRHRRGEAADPGGPGHLVVCGSDSADHRWADAQRWQQLVHRVLREGQGWPQLQPVDASARSKQQPRLCLAQRGLTELLTQRAEQSLLIMTLYQPWTQSCSGYILLV is encoded by the exons ATGGCGCCGCCCGTGGGGTACGCGCTGCTGTGCGGCCAGGCCGTGCTCCTGCTCGggaacctgctgctgctgcacggCCGCGGCCTCCCAGGCAACGACACCGAGCCCCGGGACCtgccgccggggccgcccgccgccgcctggGCCTACAGCGATCCGCGGGCGCCGCTCGTCCTATGCACCTACCT CCCCGATGAGTTCGTGGAGTGCGAGGAGCCGGTGGACCACGGCGGGAACGCCAcggcacagcaggagctgggccacGGCTGCGTGAAGGTgagggcggggcgggggggcggccCCACTGCCGGCGACCCCGGGCCCCGCCGAGCGCTGAGCGCTGCCCCCGCCGCAGTTCGGCGGACAGGCCCACGGCGAGGTGGATCACACCCGGGTGCAGTGCCGAGCGCTGGACGGCATCGAGTGCGCGAGCCGCGGGAGCTTCCTGCGGGGCAGCCGGCCCTGTGTCAA GTACACGGGACACTACTTCATCACCACTCTGCTCTACTCCTTCTTCCTGGGCTGCTTCGGAGTGGATCGGTTCTGCCTGGGCCACACCGGCACCGCCGTGGGGAAGCTGCTGACCCTGGGGGGCCTGGGCATCTGGTGGTTTGTGGATCTGATTCTGCTGATCACCGGTGGGCTGATGCCCAGCGATGGCAGCAACTGGTGCACCGTGTACTGagggaggggcagggctggccccaGCTGCAGCCCGTGGATGCCTCTGCTCGCTCCAAGCAACAGCCCCGGCTCTGCCTGGCACAACGTGGACTTACAGAACTGTTAACTCAGCGTGCAGAACAGTCACTCTTGATAATGACTCTGTACCAGCCTTGGACACAAAGTTGTTCAGGATatattttgcttgtttaa
- the PLEKHA2 gene encoding pleckstrin homology domain-containing family A member 2, which yields MPYVDRQNRICGFLDIEENETCGKFLRRYFILDTQANHLLWYMDNPQNLAIGAGAVGSLQLTYISKVSIATPKQKPKTPFCFVINALSQRYFLQASDQKDLQDWVEALNRASKITVPKGGSVPPATEITKPPVVAQDRKPQVAYKTEIVGGVVVHTPISINQDGGEGSEVAAHPLLRRSQSYIPPSAAKPPAGPPPLKSGFCVKQGNVRKSWKRRYFVLDEFSISYYKCEQDKEPLRSILLKDVCKTHECLVKSGDLLMRDNLFEIITSSRTFYIQADSPEDMHSWIRAITGAVQALKTRPREMSFVRCTSMARPGGSSAPSQPRPAAEERRASCKAPSTSSWQPWTPVPQAEGQRPAPLRDSVSVSALAERDGRAVPGTRLRHRSEPQHPKEKPFAFDLDDESIRTSDV from the exons ATGCCGTACGTGGATCGACAGAACCGTATCTGCGGGTTCCTGGACATTGAAGAAAATGAGACCTGTGGCAAGTTTCTGCGGAGATATTTCATCCTGGACACCCAGGCCAACCACCTCCTGTGGTACATGGACAATCCTCAG AACCTGGCCATTGGAGCAGGTGCTGTCGGATCTCTGCAGCTGACCTATATCTCCAAG GTTAGCATTGCCACCCCGAAACAGAAGCCTAAAACTCCGTTCTGCTTTG TTATCAACGCTCTGTCCCAGCGCTATTTCTTGCAAGCCAGTGACCAAAAGGACCTGCAGGACTGGGTGGAGGCGCTGAACAGGGCCAGTAAGATTACG GTGCCCAAGGGTGGCAGCGTCCCACCGGCCACGGAAATCACAAAGCCTCCGGTGGTGGCCCAGGACAGGAAGCCCCAGGTGGCCTACAAAACCGAGATTGTTGGGGGGGTCGTGGTCCACACACCCATCTCCATCAACCAG GACGGCGGCGAGGGCAGCGAGGTGGCCGCCCACCCTCTGCTGCGGCGCTCGCAGAGCTACATCCCCCCCTCGGCCGCCAAGCCGCCCGCCGGGCCACCCCCGCTCAAGAGCGGCTTCTGCGTCAAACAGGGGAACGTG aggaagagctggaagcGGCGGTACTTCGTTCTGGATGAGTTTTCCATCAGTTACTACAAGTGTGAGCAG GACAAGGAGCCTTTGCGTTCGATTCTCTTGAAAGATGTTTGCAAGACCCACGAGTGCCTGGTCAAGTCTGG TGACCTCCTGATGCGGGACAACCTCTTTGAAATCATAACGAGCTCCAGGACCTTCTACATCCAG GCAGACAGCCCCGAGGACATGCACAGCTGGATCCGGGCAATCACAGGGGCAGTCCAGGCCCTGAAAACCCGCCCCAGG GAGATGTCCTTTGTGAGATGCACCTCCATGGCCAGGCCTGGGGGCTCCTCGGCCCCCTCCCAGCCACGGCCGGCAGCGGAGGAGCGGAGAGCTTCGTGCAAGGCCCCTTCCACCTCCTCCTGGCAGCCCTGGACGCCGGTGCCGCAGGCGGAGGGGCAGCGGCCGGCGCCGCTCAGAGACTCGGTGTCGGTGTCGGCGCTGGCGGAGCGCGATGGCAGAGCCGTGCCCGGCACGCGGCTGCGGCACCGCTCAGAGCCGCAGCATCCCAAGGAGAAGCCGTTCGCCTTTGACCTGGATGATGAAAGTATCCGGACCTCGGACGTCTGA